The Posidoniimonas polymericola genome has a segment encoding these proteins:
- a CDS encoding right-handed parallel beta-helix repeat-containing protein: protein MAPRLSGLLLIVAVSLTAGWTGGAEFYVSPSGIDANPGTLSSPFGSLARAQQAVSPGDTVWIRGGDYNFVAGQGASEYGVLFNKSGNARNPIKYWAYPGETPAFDFSEYLPTERIRGFSVQADYLHFKGIELRGVQQTITNVNESWGIRVEGAGGDFNIFEQLNLHHNEGPGLFIANGGHNLVLNSDSHHNYDPDRGGENADGFGSHSNDDGNTFIGARAWENSDDGYDFINSDGRVELIGSWAWRNGFIPDTNTAAGNGAGIKAGGFLLDSSRFPDPEDVPTNLVQGNLSFDNRVQGFYANHHPGGIDWVNNTAFDNPRGFDLLNDVDPANWPADHYLRNNIAYANNSDLANANHSLIDDEANSWNLPNGLSSQDFLSLAPTGVDGPRQADGGLPVLDFLRLASGSGLVDAGQDVGLDFNGLAPDLGAFESGYAGDFNADGLVDAADYVVWRDNLGTVFSLGDLQAWVANYGWSDATSAPQTVPEPGVAMLLALVALLTSRRKPAR, encoded by the coding sequence ATGGCCCCCCGCCTGTCTGGACTGCTGCTGATCGTCGCCGTGTCGCTGACCGCTGGTTGGACCGGCGGCGCGGAGTTCTACGTCTCGCCCAGCGGGATCGACGCCAACCCGGGCACGCTCTCCTCACCGTTCGGCAGCCTCGCCCGGGCGCAGCAGGCGGTCTCGCCGGGCGACACGGTCTGGATCCGCGGCGGCGACTACAACTTCGTCGCGGGGCAGGGCGCCAGCGAGTACGGCGTGCTGTTTAACAAGAGCGGCAACGCCCGCAACCCCATCAAGTACTGGGCCTACCCGGGCGAGACGCCGGCCTTCGACTTCAGCGAGTACCTGCCGACCGAGCGGATCCGCGGCTTCAGCGTCCAGGCCGACTACCTGCACTTCAAGGGGATCGAGCTCCGCGGCGTGCAGCAGACCATCACCAACGTCAACGAGTCGTGGGGCATCCGCGTCGAGGGCGCCGGCGGCGACTTCAACATCTTCGAGCAGCTCAACCTGCACCACAACGAGGGGCCCGGCCTGTTCATCGCCAACGGCGGCCACAACCTGGTGCTCAACTCCGACTCGCACCACAACTACGACCCCGACCGCGGCGGCGAGAACGCCGACGGCTTCGGCAGCCACAGCAACGACGACGGCAACACCTTCATCGGCGCCCGCGCCTGGGAGAACAGCGACGACGGCTACGACTTCATCAACTCCGACGGCCGCGTCGAGCTGATCGGCTCCTGGGCGTGGCGTAACGGCTTCATCCCCGACACCAACACCGCCGCCGGCAACGGGGCCGGCATCAAGGCGGGCGGGTTCCTGCTCGACTCCAGCCGCTTCCCCGACCCCGAGGACGTGCCGACCAACCTGGTGCAGGGCAACCTGTCGTTCGACAACCGCGTGCAGGGGTTCTACGCCAACCACCACCCGGGCGGCATCGACTGGGTCAACAACACCGCCTTCGACAACCCGCGCGGCTTCGACCTGCTGAACGACGTCGACCCCGCCAACTGGCCGGCCGACCACTACCTCCGCAACAACATCGCCTACGCCAACAACTCCGACCTGGCGAACGCCAACCACAGCCTGATCGACGACGAGGCCAACAGCTGGAACCTGCCCAACGGGCTCTCGTCGCAGGACTTCCTGAGCCTCGCCCCGACCGGCGTCGACGGGCCCCGCCAGGCCGACGGCGGGCTGCCGGTGCTCGACTTCCTCCGCCTGGCCAGCGGCAGCGGCCTGGTCGACGCCGGACAGGACGTTGGGCTCGACTTCAACGGCCTGGCGCCCGACCTGGGCGCCTTCGAGAGCGGCTATGCCGGCGACTTCAACGCCGACGGCCTGGTCGACGCCGCCGACTACGTGGTCTGGCGTGACAATCTCGGCACGGTGTTCTCGCTGGGTGACCTCCAGGCGTGGGTCGCGAACTACGGCTGGAGCGACGCGACGTCCGCACCCCAAACGGTCCCCGAACCGGGTGTTGCGATGCTGCTCGCTCTGGTGGCGCTGCTGACGAGCCGGCGCAAGCCCGCCCGTTAG